From Riemerella anatipestifer ATCC 11845 = DSM 15868, a single genomic window includes:
- a CDS encoding 7-carboxy-7-deazaguanine synthase QueE, protein MMTNTEKELLKLGKLLPVMEHFYTIQGEGAYTGKAAYFIRLGGCDVGCHWCDVKESWDPNLHPLMDAEEVAQIAANHSKTIVLTGGEPLMWNLEILTKKLKDLGCTIHIETSGAYEISGHIDWVCLSPKKTGLPKESIYAKANELKVIIFNNHDFKFAEEQASKVSQNCKFYLQSEWSKRDEMYPKITDYILENPKWQASVQTHKYLNIP, encoded by the coding sequence ATGATGACTAATACTGAAAAAGAATTACTAAAGTTAGGGAAACTACTCCCTGTAATGGAGCATTTCTATACGATACAAGGTGAAGGTGCATATACTGGCAAAGCGGCATATTTTATTCGTTTAGGAGGTTGCGATGTTGGTTGTCATTGGTGCGATGTTAAAGAAAGTTGGGATCCTAACTTGCACCCTTTAATGGACGCAGAAGAAGTTGCCCAAATAGCAGCAAACCATTCTAAGACCATTGTTTTGACAGGTGGAGAGCCACTTATGTGGAATTTAGAAATACTTACCAAAAAATTAAAAGACTTAGGTTGCACTATACACATAGAGACTTCTGGTGCTTATGAAATATCTGGGCATATAGATTGGGTGTGCCTTTCTCCTAAGAAAACAGGTCTGCCTAAAGAAAGTATATATGCAAAGGCAAATGAGTTAAAAGTAATTATTTTCAACAATCACGATTTTAAGTTTGCCGAAGAACAAGCCTCTAAAGTATCTCAAAATTGTAAATTTTATCTCCAAAGCGAATGGAGTAAAAGAGATGAAATGTATCCTAAAATAACCGATTATATTTTAGAAAATCCTAAATGGCAGGCTTCGGTACAAACACACAAATATCTTAATATCCCATAG
- a CDS encoding exopolysaccharide biosynthesis polyprenyl glycosylphosphotransferase, whose translation MQNIRYSRYLKFLFIGADIFAILTCFYILFPNKEGEWLWKTENLIFLFIVCVFWGLLSGYTRLYHAPRTLTYTLHLERILKHALFFFLGIWMLELLSTKVNFSQNELTFWGYFLILILSFKSFTFFLLKYYRSLGKNHRNVMFFSDDNLSTILKQTLLERKDYGYKVYSFNGNVTEQELTLFWKTNGIDTLFLSSENEASQIKEILKLAEIHKVNVNLVPNTFNQSFFNYHLQYFGVSPVLIPERYPLSFVSNQIIKRLFDILFSSLVLVFVGIWLFPIISFFIWLESGSPISFIQKRYGYREKVFQCFKFRTMVDDHQSCEKRVTKVGRFLRKTSLDEMPQFINVLFGDMSVVGPRPHMLSVDDFYKSQIEQYSTRSLVKPGITGLAQVNGLRGDGGENLDEKMKKRLLADVFYIKNWSISLDIVIILKTIFLIIRGDENAQ comes from the coding sequence ATGCAGAATATCCGCTATTCTAGATATTTGAAATTTTTATTTATAGGAGCAGATATTTTTGCTATACTTACTTGTTTTTATATACTTTTCCCTAACAAAGAGGGAGAGTGGTTGTGGAAAACTGAAAACCTTATATTCTTATTTATTGTTTGTGTATTTTGGGGATTATTAAGTGGTTACACTCGTTTGTATCATGCTCCTCGTACACTTACTTATACGCTTCATTTAGAAAGAATTTTAAAGCATGCTCTGTTTTTCTTTTTAGGGATATGGATGTTGGAGTTACTGTCCACAAAAGTAAATTTCAGTCAAAATGAATTAACTTTTTGGGGGTATTTCTTGATTTTGATATTATCATTTAAGTCGTTTACTTTCTTTCTTCTTAAATATTACAGAAGTTTGGGTAAAAATCACAGAAATGTGATGTTTTTTTCAGATGATAATCTTTCTACTATTTTAAAACAAACTCTTCTAGAGCGTAAGGATTATGGCTATAAAGTATATAGTTTTAATGGAAATGTCACTGAACAAGAGCTTACTCTTTTTTGGAAAACCAATGGTATAGATACATTATTTTTATCTTCAGAAAATGAAGCAAGTCAAATAAAAGAAATTCTAAAATTGGCGGAAATACATAAGGTTAATGTAAATCTTGTACCCAACACCTTTAACCAAAGTTTTTTTAACTACCATCTACAATATTTTGGAGTATCGCCTGTGCTTATTCCAGAAAGATATCCGCTAAGTTTTGTTAGTAATCAAATAATTAAAAGGTTATTTGATATCTTGTTTTCATCTTTAGTATTGGTGTTTGTGGGTATTTGGCTTTTCCCTATTATCTCATTTTTTATTTGGTTAGAAAGCGGCAGCCCTATCTCATTTATACAAAAAAGATATGGTTACCGGGAGAAAGTCTTCCAATGTTTTAAATTCAGAACAATGGTTGATGACCATCAATCCTGTGAGAAACGAGTTACAAAAGTGGGGAGGTTTCTTAGAAAAACCAGCCTTGATGAGATGCCTCAATTTATAAATGTTCTGTTTGGAGATATGTCTGTGGTAGGTCCACGTCCTCATATGCTTTCTGTAGATGATTTTTATAAATCCCAAATAGAGCAATACAGTACACGAAGTTTAGTAAAACCAGGGATAACAGGGCTAGCTCAAGTAAATGGTTTGAGAGGCGATGGCGGAGAAAATCTAGATGAAAAGATGAAAAAAAGGCTACTAGCCGATGTTTTTTATATTAAAAATTGGAGCATAAGTTTAGATATCGTAATTATATTAAAAACCATTTTTTTGATTATCAGAGGCGACGAAAATGCTCAGTAG
- a CDS encoding MlaE family ABC transporter permease — MLKLSKRMLTSVGEYVLLLGKVIKRPQKHNIFFKLLMREINDLGVNSFGLVLFTSIFVGAVVAIQMYNNFKASTIPIPLYFIGYATKVVLILEFSPTIISLILAGKVGSYIASSIGTMRVTEQIDALDIMGVNSPNFLILPKIVANVIFNPLLIAISIVFGIYGGYLAGVATGNWTEADYITGIQRYIPDYFIWYAFFKTVVFAFLIATIPAYFGYNVKGGSLEVGRASTQAVVWTMVAIIIAELVSTQLFLS; from the coding sequence ATGTTAAAGTTGTCAAAAAGAATGCTTACCTCTGTGGGAGAGTATGTTTTGTTACTAGGAAAAGTAATAAAACGCCCGCAGAAGCATAATATTTTTTTTAAACTCTTGATGAGAGAGATTAACGATTTAGGCGTTAACTCCTTTGGTTTGGTCTTATTTACTTCCATATTTGTGGGAGCTGTAGTCGCAATACAAATGTATAATAACTTTAAGGCTTCTACCATTCCCATTCCACTGTACTTCATAGGTTATGCTACTAAGGTGGTGCTTATTTTAGAGTTTTCGCCTACTATCATTAGTCTTATTTTGGCAGGTAAAGTAGGGTCTTACATCGCGTCTAGTATAGGAACGATGAGAGTGACGGAGCAGATAGACGCTTTAGATATTATGGGTGTTAATTCCCCCAACTTTTTGATTCTTCCAAAGATAGTAGCTAATGTTATTTTTAATCCGTTACTCATAGCCATTAGTATTGTTTTCGGTATTTATGGAGGTTATTTAGCAGGAGTTGCCACGGGCAATTGGACAGAAGCCGACTATATTACAGGGATACAAAGATATATTCCAGACTACTTTATATGGTATGCTTTTTTTAAAACGGTGGTGTTTGCGTTCCTTATTGCTACAATTCCAGCTTATTTTGGTTATAATGTAAAGGGAGGCTCTTTAGAAGTAGGTAGAGCTAGTACCCAAGCGGTAGTTTGGACTATGGTGGCAATTATTATTGCCGAACTTGTATCAACCCAATTATTTTTAAGCTAA
- a CDS encoding multidrug efflux ABC transporter ATP-binding subunit RanA, producing the protein MIEVKDLRKSFNDVEVLKGITTTFETGKINLVIGQSGSGKTVFLKCLLNVFDPSSGDILFDGRNLSIMGRTEKQEIRSEIGTVFQGSALFDSMTVEENISFPLDMFTNLTYTEKRKRVKEVIGRVHLENANTKFPSEISGGMQKRVAIARAIVNNPKYLFCDEPNSGLDPNTAIVIDELIKEITEEYNTTTIINTHDMNSVLTIGEKIVYLRKGVKEWEGNKDLIIKAENEHLIDFVYSSALFKQVRETMLRNNQTNL; encoded by the coding sequence ATGATTGAAGTTAAAGATTTAAGAAAAAGTTTTAATGATGTAGAGGTTCTCAAAGGGATTACTACTACTTTTGAAACAGGAAAAATAAACCTTGTCATTGGTCAATCGGGTTCTGGTAAGACGGTATTTTTGAAGTGTTTACTCAATGTTTTTGACCCTTCTTCAGGAGATATTTTATTTGATGGAAGAAATCTAAGCATTATGGGACGAACGGAAAAACAAGAAATTCGTTCTGAGATAGGCACGGTATTTCAAGGGAGTGCTTTATTTGACTCTATGACGGTAGAAGAAAATATATCTTTTCCTTTGGATATGTTTACCAATCTCACTTATACCGAAAAAAGAAAAAGAGTAAAAGAAGTAATTGGAAGAGTTCATTTAGAAAATGCTAACACCAAGTTTCCTTCTGAAATATCAGGCGGAATGCAAAAAAGAGTGGCAATAGCTCGTGCAATTGTGAACAATCCAAAATATCTCTTTTGTGACGAACCAAATTCTGGTTTAGACCCTAACACAGCCATTGTAATAGATGAGCTTATAAAAGAAATTACAGAGGAATATAATACTACGACGATTATCAACACCCACGATATGAACTCTGTACTTACTATAGGTGAGAAAATAGTTTATTTAAGAAAAGGTGTTAAAGAGTGGGAAGGTAACAAAGACCTTATTATCAAAGCAGAAAATGAGCATTTAATAGATTTTGTTTACTCTTCAGCTTTGTTTAAGCAAGTAAGGGAAACAATGTTAAGAAATAATCAAACTAATTTATAA
- a CDS encoding outer membrane beta-barrel protein, producing the protein MKKVFVGLAIAASSLMMGQVSFGVRANALLNASSPSWSDLKDNISESLNTKGNNITGFNIGLSAKINLPITSLFLMPEVYYTQFGSKTSLGNLELKAKSDRLDVPVLVGYNILGEKLSLFTGPVASYNLTSEQTFKDFKENISKTFTVGYQIGANVRVSDFVFNARYEGAFSKDQRDFIRTISSSTDEVVRYDNRPSFFIVGLGYQF; encoded by the coding sequence ATGAAAAAAGTATTCGTAGGTTTAGCTATTGCAGCTTCATCTTTGATGATGGGGCAAGTGAGTTTTGGAGTAAGAGCTAATGCATTACTTAACGCTAGTTCTCCAAGCTGGTCAGATTTAAAGGATAATATCTCTGAATCACTAAATACTAAAGGTAATAACATTACAGGTTTTAATATTGGTTTATCTGCTAAAATTAATTTACCTATTACCTCTTTATTTTTAATGCCAGAGGTTTACTATACACAATTTGGTAGCAAGACATCTTTAGGTAACTTAGAACTAAAAGCTAAAAGTGATAGACTAGATGTTCCTGTTCTAGTAGGTTATAATATTTTGGGCGAAAAGCTAAGTTTGTTTACAGGACCTGTAGCTTCTTATAACTTGACTTCAGAGCAAACTTTTAAAGATTTTAAAGAGAATATTTCTAAAACATTTACAGTAGGCTATCAGATAGGTGCTAATGTAAGAGTATCAGATTTTGTTTTCAATGCTCGTTACGAAGGAGCTTTCTCTAAAGATCAAAGAGATTTTATAAGAACAATATCTAGTAGTACAGACGAAGTGGTAAGATATGATAACCGTCCTAGTTTCTTTATAGTAGGTTTAGGTTATCAGTTTTAA
- a CDS encoding M48 family metallopeptidase: protein MKIKTLLGASVLTLGLVACATNPLTGRKSLQFMNNSQLASMSLEQYQSTLSKAKVISGTTEARQVKNVGLRIKNAAENYYRSIGREGDLSSYQWEFNLIDDKQLNAWCMPGGKVAFYTGIMPVCKNETGVAVVMGHEVAHALAGHGNERISSAMVAQGLGMVAGASIKNQALRQVFSVAYPLGSQAAQLAYGRKQELEADEMGLYIMAMAGYDPREAQPFWQRMESASGGSASRQPEFLSTHPNPEHRRADIQKHLPKALEYYKAAGGKI from the coding sequence ATGAAAATTAAAACTTTATTAGGAGCGAGTGTATTAACTTTAGGATTAGTAGCATGTGCCACCAATCCTCTTACAGGAAGAAAATCTTTGCAGTTTATGAATAATAGCCAGTTGGCTAGCATGTCGTTAGAACAGTACCAATCTACACTATCAAAAGCCAAAGTTATATCAGGAACTACAGAGGCTAGACAAGTGAAAAATGTAGGATTAAGAATTAAAAATGCTGCAGAGAATTATTACCGCTCAATTGGAAGAGAAGGGGATTTATCATCTTATCAGTGGGAATTTAATTTAATAGACGATAAACAACTTAATGCTTGGTGTATGCCTGGTGGAAAGGTGGCTTTTTATACAGGGATTATGCCTGTATGTAAAAACGAAACTGGGGTAGCTGTAGTTATGGGACACGAAGTAGCTCATGCATTAGCAGGACACGGAAATGAAAGAATATCATCAGCAATGGTAGCACAAGGATTAGGAATGGTAGCTGGAGCAAGTATAAAAAATCAAGCTTTAAGACAAGTATTCTCGGTAGCTTATCCTCTAGGCTCTCAAGCAGCACAACTTGCTTATGGAAGAAAACAAGAGCTGGAGGCTGATGAAATGGGATTATACATTATGGCTATGGCAGGGTATGACCCAAGAGAAGCACAGCCTTTCTGGCAAAGAATGGAGTCTGCATCTGGAGGAAGTGCATCTAGACAGCCAGAGTTTCTATCTACCCACCCAAATCCTGAACATAGAAGAGCTGATATACAAAAACATCTGCCAAAAGCTCTAGAATACTATAAAGCAGCAGGAGGTAAAATATAA
- a CDS encoding AMP-dependent synthetase/ligase, with the protein MNLAAFVSVNAEKYLSKPAIGFKKYDEWKSLSWTMFKRTIFKTANALKEKEVKEGSKVAIYSDNSAEWIIFDLAVLSLGAISVPIYSTNGKQQVQYCLQDSEASVVLVGNQEQYDICSEIMNEVSSLKFIVAAKKHIVLRHTNSIHLENLTQKGSEDFEVCPRDKSDLSTILYTSGTSGTPKGVMLTHGNLIDCFQAHTDFFKFKNFENETSLAFLPLSHIFERSWTLYCLSRGAKVSFLENTKLIAHALEEVKPTMMCAVPRFYQKIYGALREMVEKGSSTKKKIFNWALNVGTQCSEYRRQGKSVPFGLGLKNKIANKLVFSKIKQKLGGNLWFMPCGGAAISPEILKFFDAMGVHITVGYGLTETTATLTCFPAYNYEYETAGIPIGDTQIKIGENNEILVKGSGVMKGYYNLPEETAKAFTEDGWFRTGDAGVIENGTLKITDRIKDLMKTSNGKYITPQVIENILTNSNYIQQAMVAAEGKPFVTAVIVPNFEALKEKVKAMKLSMTDWNEIVSSEKITQFYHDILHDIQKELSAFERVKKFVLLPSEFEIHTGEITPTLKVKRNVVMSKYSNLIEQLYA; encoded by the coding sequence ATGAATTTAGCTGCATTTGTAAGTGTTAATGCCGAGAAATACCTCTCTAAACCTGCCATAGGTTTTAAGAAATATGATGAGTGGAAATCGCTTAGTTGGACTATGTTTAAAAGAACCATCTTTAAAACCGCTAATGCCCTTAAAGAGAAAGAGGTGAAGGAAGGTTCTAAAGTTGCTATTTATTCTGATAATTCAGCAGAGTGGATTATCTTCGATTTGGCGGTTTTATCCTTAGGTGCTATAAGTGTGCCCATCTATAGTACCAACGGAAAGCAGCAAGTACAATATTGCTTACAAGATTCTGAAGCCTCAGTAGTACTAGTTGGGAATCAGGAGCAGTACGATATTTGTTCTGAGATAATGAACGAAGTGTCTTCTTTGAAATTTATCGTGGCAGCAAAAAAACACATAGTATTAAGGCATACCAATAGTATTCATTTAGAAAATTTAACTCAAAAAGGAAGCGAAGATTTTGAAGTTTGCCCGAGAGATAAAAGCGACCTTTCCACAATACTTTACACTTCAGGTACTTCAGGTACACCTAAAGGAGTAATGCTTACTCACGGAAACTTGATAGATTGTTTTCAAGCTCATACTGATTTTTTCAAATTTAAAAATTTTGAAAATGAAACTTCTTTAGCCTTTTTACCACTAAGCCACATTTTTGAAAGAAGTTGGACTTTATATTGTTTAAGCAGAGGAGCTAAAGTTTCTTTTTTAGAAAATACAAAACTAATAGCTCACGCTCTAGAAGAAGTAAAACCAACAATGATGTGTGCTGTACCTAGATTTTATCAGAAAATTTATGGGGCCCTCAGAGAAATGGTGGAGAAAGGCTCTTCTACCAAAAAGAAAATTTTCAATTGGGCACTTAATGTAGGCACCCAATGTAGTGAATACAGACGACAAGGGAAGTCTGTACCATTTGGATTGGGGCTTAAAAATAAAATAGCCAATAAATTGGTATTTAGTAAAATAAAACAAAAGTTAGGTGGTAATCTTTGGTTTATGCCTTGTGGTGGTGCGGCTATTTCTCCCGAAATACTCAAATTTTTTGATGCTATGGGAGTCCATATTACTGTAGGTTATGGTCTTACTGAAACTACAGCTACTTTAACTTGTTTCCCTGCATACAATTACGAATACGAAACTGCAGGTATCCCGATAGGCGACACACAGATAAAAATAGGCGAAAACAACGAAATTTTAGTTAAAGGTAGTGGCGTGATGAAAGGATACTATAACCTTCCCGAAGAGACAGCCAAAGCCTTTACTGAGGACGGTTGGTTCAGAACAGGAGACGCTGGAGTTATAGAGAATGGCACTTTGAAAATTACTGACCGTATCAAAGATTTAATGAAGACCTCTAATGGCAAATACATCACTCCACAAGTGATAGAGAATATATTAACCAACAGTAACTATATACAACAAGCTATGGTAGCAGCAGAAGGTAAACCTTTTGTAACAGCAGTTATAGTTCCTAACTTTGAAGCTCTAAAGGAAAAGGTAAAAGCCATGAAGCTGTCTATGACAGATTGGAATGAGATTGTATCGTCAGAAAAAATAACTCAGTTTTATCATGATATATTACATGATATTCAAAAAGAGTTATCTGCATTTGAGAGAGTTAAAAAATTTGTATTACTTCCTAGTGAGTTTGAAATTCATACAGGAGAGATTACTCCAACGCTTAAGGTTAAAAGAAATGTAGTAATGTCTAAATACAGTAACTTAATAGAGCAGTTGTATGCTTAA
- a CDS encoding diphosphomevalonate/mevalonate 3,5-bisphosphate decarboxylase family protein: MLEQFLGTPNFEVKNIQVSETCPSNIALIKYWGKYAQQIPANPSISFTLNNAKTTTNIVFNANKPFGVKTYLAGKEETQFSSKIEKYFKTIESYLPWILSGSYEIRTENTFPHSSGIASSASGFGAIAKCLMKIDEAFSKEATTHDFRLKKASFLARLGSGSACRSLYNGLVVWGETPEVEGSSDLFAVPYTTEEVAEVFRKFNDWVLLIHEGQKSVSSTIGHGLMNTNPYAERRFQEARENFVPLKEILKSGDLEKFITLVEHEALTLHAMMMMSEPAFILMKTGTLEVINKIWEFRKSTGLPLFFTLDAGANVHLLFPENQETEKITAFIEKELLPHTQNGKVVKDSIDF, from the coding sequence ATGTTAGAACAATTTTTAGGAACGCCAAATTTTGAGGTTAAAAACATACAAGTTTCGGAGACTTGTCCGTCCAATATTGCTTTGATAAAATATTGGGGAAAGTATGCACAACAAATACCTGCTAACCCTAGCATCAGTTTTACACTGAATAATGCTAAAACAACTACCAATATCGTTTTTAATGCTAATAAACCTTTTGGAGTAAAGACTTACTTGGCAGGAAAGGAAGAAACTCAATTTTCATCTAAAATAGAAAAATATTTTAAAACTATTGAATCTTATCTCCCTTGGATTCTTAGTGGAAGCTACGAAATTAGAACCGAAAACACTTTTCCTCATAGTTCAGGAATTGCCAGTTCTGCATCGGGGTTCGGAGCGATAGCCAAATGTCTAATGAAGATAGATGAGGCTTTTTCTAAAGAAGCTACAACCCACGATTTTAGGTTGAAAAAAGCCAGTTTTTTAGCTAGATTAGGAAGCGGAAGTGCTTGTAGGAGTTTGTACAACGGCTTAGTGGTTTGGGGAGAAACACCAGAAGTAGAAGGTAGTTCTGATTTATTTGCTGTACCTTATACTACGGAAGAAGTTGCTGAAGTATTTAGAAAGTTTAACGACTGGGTATTACTTATTCACGAAGGGCAAAAGAGTGTATCCTCTACCATAGGACACGGACTAATGAACACCAACCCTTATGCTGAAAGACGCTTTCAGGAGGCTAGAGAAAACTTTGTTCCACTAAAAGAAATTTTAAAATCTGGAGATTTAGAAAAATTTATTACCCTAGTAGAACACGAAGCTCTAACATTACATGCTATGATGATGATGAGTGAGCCTGCATTTATCCTTATGAAAACAGGTACTTTAGAGGTCATCAATAAAATTTGGGAGTTTAGAAAATCAACAGGACTGCCGTTATTCTTTACCCTAGACGCTGGTGCTAATGTGCATTTGCTTTTCCCTGAAAATCAAGAGACAGAAAAAATAACTGCTTTTATTGAAAAAGAATTGTTACCTCACACCCAAAACGGAAAAGTAGTAAAAGACAGTATAGATTTTTAA
- the gloA2 gene encoding SMU1112c/YaeR family gloxylase I-like metalloprotein: protein MKLHHIAIICSDYSVSKSFYTEVLGLNILREVYRVERSSYKLDLGIGNDYVIELFSFPNPPKRLTRPEACGLRHLAFSVDSVEEQREKLLKLNISCEAIRVDEWTNKKFFFTQDPDGLPIEFYEK, encoded by the coding sequence ATGAAACTTCATCACATTGCCATTATTTGCTCTGATTATTCAGTTTCAAAATCTTTTTATACCGAAGTTTTAGGGTTAAATATTCTACGAGAAGTGTACAGAGTAGAAAGAAGCTCTTACAAACTAGATTTAGGCATTGGTAATGATTATGTTATTGAACTTTTTTCTTTCCCTAATCCTCCTAAAAGGCTTACCAGACCAGAGGCGTGTGGATTAAGACATTTGGCTTTTTCTGTGGACTCTGTGGAGGAGCAAAGAGAGAAGTTACTAAAATTAAATATCAGTTGTGAAGCTATTCGGGTAGATGAATGGACGAATAAAAAGTTCTTTTTCACGCAAGACCCAGATGGACTTCCGATAGAATTCTACGAAAAGTAA
- a CDS encoding 5-(carboxyamino)imidazole ribonucleotide synthase: MKIGILGGGQLGRMLIQEALKYDDDFYTLDPSLECSCASISNLMQGDFNDYETVLNFGKDKDIVTIEIEHINTKALEQLEQQGVKVVPSSSIIKIIQHKTLQKLFYQKHQIPTPDFQIIQNASEVDFPFPFVQKLDKGGYDGKGVQVIKNENDLTRLWDAPSVLEKLVDIDKEFSVIVAKNESGEIKTFPVTEMVADPKLNLLDFNICPAFISEDTQLQIDAIVSKFISAADSAGLFAIELFLDKEGKVWVNETAPRLHNSGHQTQEGNYNSQFEQFYRVIKNLPLAEVTTRGFSGMLNLVGEENASGTVVYKGLEEVLKRPNTYVHLYGKKETKPGRKMGHINVLSDNREQLIQELTEIKALVKVSAK, encoded by the coding sequence ATGAAAATAGGAATTTTAGGTGGCGGACAGCTAGGAAGAATGTTGATACAAGAAGCTCTGAAATACGATGATGATTTTTATACTTTAGACCCCAGCCTTGAATGTTCTTGTGCGTCTATTTCAAATCTTATGCAAGGTGATTTTAATGATTACGAAACCGTACTCAATTTTGGTAAAGATAAAGATATTGTTACCATAGAGATAGAACACATCAATACAAAGGCTCTAGAACAACTAGAACAGCAGGGTGTTAAGGTAGTTCCTAGCTCTAGCATTATTAAAATTATACAACATAAAACGCTTCAAAAATTATTTTACCAAAAACATCAAATTCCAACACCTGATTTTCAAATCATTCAGAATGCTTCGGAAGTAGATTTTCCATTTCCTTTTGTTCAGAAATTAGACAAAGGAGGTTACGATGGTAAAGGAGTACAAGTCATTAAAAATGAGAACGATTTAACGAGACTTTGGGACGCACCTTCTGTTTTAGAAAAATTGGTAGATATTGATAAAGAGTTTTCCGTCATCGTTGCTAAAAACGAAAGTGGAGAAATAAAAACTTTCCCTGTAACCGAAATGGTGGCGGACCCTAAGCTCAACCTTTTAGATTTTAATATTTGTCCTGCATTTATATCAGAAGACACTCAATTACAAATAGATGCTATTGTTTCTAAGTTTATATCTGCCGCTGATTCTGCTGGGCTTTTTGCCATAGAATTATTCTTAGATAAAGAAGGAAAAGTATGGGTAAATGAAACGGCTCCTCGCTTGCATAATAGCGGACATCAAACTCAAGAAGGGAATTACAACTCACAGTTTGAACAATTTTACAGAGTGATAAAAAACTTACCACTCGCTGAAGTTACCACTAGAGGATTTTCGGGTATGCTGAATTTAGTAGGGGAAGAAAACGCTTCTGGAACAGTAGTTTATAAAGGTTTAGAGGAAGTGCTAAAACGCCCCAACACCTATGTTCATCTTTATGGAAAAAAAGAAACCAAGCCTGGTAGAAAAATGGGACACATCAATGTCTTATCTGATAATAGAGAACAGTTGATACAAGAATTAACTGAAATTAAAGCATTAGTAAAAGTAAGTGCTAAATAA
- the purE gene encoding 5-(carboxyamino)imidazole ribonucleotide mutase, whose amino-acid sequence MVGIIMGSQSDLPIMQQAADFLQSMAIPYELTVVSAHRTPERMFDYAKTAKERGLKVIIAGAGGAAHLPGMVASCTTLPVIGVPILSSNSIDGWDSVLSILQMPSGIPVATVALNGATNAGILAAKILGSADESISNSLENYQESLKNKVLDSIEYIKTQHPNQFD is encoded by the coding sequence ATGGTAGGAATTATTATGGGCAGCCAAAGTGATTTGCCAATAATGCAACAAGCAGCAGATTTTTTACAATCTATGGCGATACCGTATGAGCTTACGGTAGTATCCGCACACAGAACTCCAGAAAGAATGTTTGATTATGCTAAAACCGCTAAAGAAAGAGGTCTTAAAGTTATTATAGCAGGAGCTGGTGGGGCGGCTCACCTCCCAGGTATGGTGGCAAGTTGTACCACACTCCCTGTAATTGGAGTACCAATACTCAGTAGTAATTCTATTGATGGTTGGGATTCGGTGCTATCTATATTACAAATGCCTTCGGGAATACCTGTAGCAACGGTAGCTCTTAACGGAGCCACTAATGCTGGAATACTAGCTGCCAAAATTTTAGGTTCGGCGGACGAGAGTATTTCTAATTCATTAGAAAACTATCAAGAAAGTTTAAAAAATAAAGTATTGGATAGTATAGAGTACATTAAAACTCAACACCCTAATCAATTTGATTAA
- a CDS encoding alpha/beta hydrolase: MMDLYHLVREPQNITSETPMLVLLHGYGSNEEDLFSFVPNLPEDWLIVSFRAPKSTPYQGYAWFDINLMDENNLIDVEQAKVAIEELYTNIQALKQHYGISSKVHLCGFSQGGMLSYALAFRFPPLFSKVACMSCYPELKLLEGYPKSKKEIEHLRFFVSHGTDDVIIPLEWGRKAADLLYDLGAYFTFREYMSGHGINQKNYIDLMEFMGTP; the protein is encoded by the coding sequence ATGATGGATTTGTACCACTTAGTTAGAGAGCCTCAGAATATCACTTCTGAAACTCCAATGCTTGTTCTTCTGCATGGATATGGTAGTAATGAGGAGGATTTATTTTCATTCGTGCCCAATCTGCCAGAAGATTGGCTTATCGTGAGTTTTAGAGCTCCTAAGTCTACGCCTTATCAAGGTTACGCTTGGTTTGATATTAACCTTATGGACGAAAATAACCTTATAGATGTAGAACAGGCAAAAGTAGCAATAGAAGAACTTTATACTAATATACAGGCTTTAAAACAGCATTATGGCATTAGTTCTAAAGTGCATTTATGTGGGTTTAGTCAGGGCGGTATGCTAAGCTATGCTTTGGCATTTAGGTTTCCTCCGTTATTTAGTAAGGTGGCTTGTATGAGTTGCTATCCTGAACTAAAATTATTGGAAGGCTATCCAAAATCAAAAAAGGAGATAGAACATCTTAGATTTTTTGTTTCGCACGGTACAGATGATGTTATTATTCCTTTGGAATGGGGACGAAAGGCAGCCGATTTACTCTATGATTTGGGGGCTTATTTTACCTTTAGAGAGTATATGAGTGGACACGGCATCAATCAAAAAAATTATATAGATTTAATGGAATTTATGGGAACACCTTAG